Below is a genomic region from Methyloterricola oryzae.
AGTTAATTCGGGTCGTCCGAGCCGATTAGGAAAAAGAGCTGCGCTCAATCCATCGAGGATTTCAGACATCGCCTTACGGGATGGCAACTTGGGTGGTCGATCACGTCGCTGGCGTTCTTCGAGTGAGCGAACACGCAGAGTGCGGAGGTCCGCCACAATAGCGTCGATGTCCCAGTAAACGGTGGCCCCGGTTTCGGAGTCCCTCCGGCCGACGTGCGAACTCATGCCGCCAGTCCAGATGCGTCAAAGACGCCTTCAAACAAAACAGTGCTCAAGTAGCGCTCGCCAGAGTCGGGCAGGATGACGACGATGGTCTTGCCGGCGTTCTGCGGCAACTTGGCGATGCGTGCGGCGACCGCAACGGCGGCACCGCACGAGATGCCAGCGAGTATGCCTTCTTCCCGCGCTAAGCGTCTCGCGTAATGGATGGACTCCTCGTTGCTTACCTGTTCAACCGAGTCAATGAGGGATAAGTCAAGCACCTCGGGGACAAAGCCAGCACCAATGCCTTGGATTTTATGTGGAGAAGGTTTCAGTGCCTCCCCGGCAAGTTTTTGCGTCAGTACTGGGCTAGCGGAGGGTTCAACGGCTACTGAGAGTATTGCCTTACCTTGGGTCCGCTTTATGTAACGAGACACACCTGTGATGGTCCCACCCGTGCCGACGCCCGACACCAGGATGTCGATTTTGCCACCCGTGTCTTGCCAGATTTCGGGCCCCGTAGTCCTCTCATGCACCGCGGGGTTGGCAGGGTTTCGAAATTGCTGGAGAAGCACATATTTCGTCGGATCGGAGGCAGCGATTTCCTCCGCTTTGGCAACCGCACCACTCATGCCCTTGGAACCCTCGGTCAACACCAGCTTGGCGCCGTAAGCGATCAACAACTTGCGTCGCTCTAGGCTCATGGTTTCTGGCATCGTTAAGGTCAATGGAATGTTTCGTGCTGCGGCGACAAAAGCGAGCGCAATGCCTGTATTGCCGCTAGTTGGCTCCACAAGTTCCTTCCCGGGGCCCAGCAGGCCTTGTTTCTCTGCATTCCAGACCATCGCGGCGCCTATTCGGCACTTCACGGAATATGCCGGATTTCGGCCTTCGATTTTTGCAAGCACCAATGCATTGCTGCCTTCAATGACGCGGTTTAGCTTCACTAGCGGCGTGTTCCCAATTGATTGGGAATTATCTTCGTACCATGACATTCAGAATCTCCTCGTGGCTCCTACACATCGCGGCGCCTCGCTACTTAGCTAAACCTTTGGCACCATCAATGAGCCAAAACCTTCCGTCTAGCATGCCATTGACTCGTTATTTCAAAACGCGCGGGCACAAAAAAAGCCAGTCCTCCTTTGACTAAGGAGGTACTGGCTTCCGGTTTTCCGGTCAGCAGCTGTCAGCGAGTCAGTGTCAAAACGTAGGGCATACAACTAACAGACACGATTTCACTAAAGGTCTGCCCTTGCTGCCCTGAATTTTCTTATCTTGATAGGGTCGATTGCAAGCCCATGGGTAAACTTTATACAGCTTTTGTCATGCGATGAAAGAATAAAAAGTTGTTTATAAATAACTAAAAAGTTAATGCCAGGTGTTAGCTTGCTCGTCTGGATCGCGATTGTACGTAATGTCAATTGAACCGGGTCCTCCTCCTT
It encodes:
- the cysK gene encoding cysteine synthase A, with product MSWYEDNSQSIGNTPLVKLNRVIEGSNALVLAKIEGRNPAYSVKCRIGAAMVWNAEKQGLLGPGKELVEPTSGNTGIALAFVAAARNIPLTLTMPETMSLERRKLLIAYGAKLVLTEGSKGMSGAVAKAEEIAASDPTKYVLLQQFRNPANPAVHERTTGPEIWQDTGGKIDILVSGVGTGGTITGVSRYIKRTQGKAILSVAVEPSASPVLTQKLAGEALKPSPHKIQGIGAGFVPEVLDLSLIDSVEQVSNEESIHYARRLAREEGILAGISCGAAVAVAARIAKLPQNAGKTIVVILPDSGERYLSTVLFEGVFDASGLAA